In a single window of the Elaeis guineensis isolate ETL-2024a chromosome 4, EG11, whole genome shotgun sequence genome:
- the LOC105043573 gene encoding vacuolar iron transporter homolog 2-like: protein MSFCPSSHIHATPSTPPPNPKNDPCTQITLPSQLQDPESNQKPVPIDYSARSQWLRAAVLGANDGLVSVASLMIGVGAVNQTAKAMLVSGLAGLVAGACSMAIGEFVSVYAQYDIEVAQMERATLESRESSNKEKESLPSPLMAAGASALAFAVGALLPLLAGGFIKSWGVRVGVVCAVSTLGLAGFGAAGAVLGGANISKSSLRVLVGGWLAMLVTYGVLRLFGLVFKMHVSSA from the coding sequence ATGTCGTTCTGTCCCAGCTCCCACATCCATGCAACCCCCTCCACACCTCCTCCAAATCCCAAGAATGATCCCTGCACCCAAATCACCCTTCCATCCCAACTCCAAGACCCTGAATCCAACCAAAAACCTGTTCCCATAGACTACTCGGCTCGATCCCAGTGGCTCCGTGCCGCCGTCCTCGGAGCCAACGACGGCCTTGTCTCGGTAGCCTCCCTGATGATCGGCGTAGGGGCCGTGAACCAGACTGCGAAGGCCATGCTCGTCTCGGGCCTCGCCGGCCTCGTCGCAGGGGCTTGCAGCATGGCCATCGGCGAGTTCGTCTCGGTCTATGCTCAATACGATATCGAGGTGGCCCAGATGGAGCGGGCGACCCTCGAGAGCAGGGAAAGCAGCAACAAGGAGAAGGAGAGCTTGCCCAGCCCTCTGATGGCTGCCGGGGCCTCGGCGTTGGCCTTCGCGGTGGGGGCCCTGTTGCCTTTGTTGGCAGGAGGGTTTATAAAGTCGTGGGGTGTAAGGGTAGGGGTGGTGTGTGCTGTGAGTACGCTGGGGTTGGCAGGTTTCGGTGCGGCTGGGGCAGTCCTTGGTGGAGCCAACATTTCCAAGTCCTCGCTGAGGGTGCTGGTTGGAGGATGGTTGGCTATGTTGGTCACCTATGGAGTTCTTAGGCTCTTTGGGCTTGTTTTCAAGATGCATGTGTCCTCAGCTTAG